In one Aerosakkonema funiforme FACHB-1375 genomic region, the following are encoded:
- a CDS encoding NACHT C-terminal helical domain 2-containing protein: MADTQPGESPNSEIQQELLKNISVGNNLTTGNISQQNITHIGTQIVNLGSMPPLVEPPQLNLPIDELVQQVRQSYYYRIQSECGNMRLLNKQIPIDNLYTDVYILEELPHQRFADISERVREFDPTADDFDRFYLGKVRYERVPGLDIVKQGYKLMCLGAPGSGKTTYLLYVAIQSNQGELLPDRVPVFIRLIEFAERLAEQPELSLLNYIEQLFCAENVEHPKAAEILLQEGRVLVLLDGLDEVPKADSKSVLTRIREFCRTYHKNTLIVTCRTNALDYSFGNLGFTEVIVADFNQKQIEIFAHKWFMAFARNDTEAGKARAKQFIEKLQQPENKRIRDLAVTPILLNLTCLVFQDIGNFPSNRAKLYQQGLNTLLKEWDSSKGVQREELYGNLSVKDRERLLTHVAFTTFTQNRYFFEQTEIEEYINGYLRTLNANQEDISQQDSEAVLRSIEVQHGLLVERAREIYSFSHLTFQEYFTAKDFVNSSGQQNWINLATYVNQKRWRQVFLLASGMMPSADALLLAMKREIQKILASDKVLQQFTEWLQQKYSSINVPCKPAAIRFFCFSLGFNVDLHLDLDPSHPIYFDPAPYPDLAADLDLAYALEVALKNSRTHDQSDMSNVDLDTARKYMLNLNPELGEVLQQLKNQLPDQKGDQEIYKQWWQINGKAWIEQLRNVIIKYRYIGHDWQFSNKHKDRVQEYYDANKLLVDCLNSSFVLSDEVRQEIEENLLFPTAEIGN, translated from the coding sequence GTGGCAGATACTCAGCCTGGAGAAAGCCCAAATTCAGAGATTCAGCAGGAACTGCTGAAGAATATCTCCGTAGGTAATAACCTGACTACTGGAAACATTTCACAACAGAACATTACCCACATCGGAACCCAGATTGTAAATCTGGGCAGTATGCCTCCATTAGTGGAGCCGCCACAGCTTAACCTTCCGATTGATGAACTGGTGCAACAGGTGCGTCAGAGCTACTACTACAGAATCCAGTCTGAGTGTGGCAATATGCGCTTGCTAAATAAGCAAATCCCCATCGACAACCTCTACACCGATGTTTACATCCTCGAAGAACTCCCCCATCAGCGCTTTGCCGATATTTCTGAGCGAGTGCGGGAGTTCGACCCCACCGCTGATGACTTCGATCGCTTTTATTTAGGTAAGGTGCGCTATGAACGAGTGCCTGGACTAGATATTGTTAAACAGGGCTACAAGCTAATGTGCTTGGGGGCACCTGGATCGGGTAAGACAACCTATCTGTTATATGTAGCAATTCAATCCAATCAGGGGGAACTGCTACCTGACCGAGTTCCTGTATTTATTCGTCTCATTGAGTTTGCCGAGCGGCTCGCAGAGCAGCCTGAGTTAAGTCTGCTAAACTACATTGAGCAGCTATTTTGTGCAGAAAACGTCGAACATCCGAAGGCAGCAGAAATACTGCTCCAAGAGGGTAGAGTTCTGGTACTCTTAGATGGTTTGGATGAAGTACCCAAAGCAGACAGTAAATCTGTCCTAACTCGAATTCGAGAATTTTGTCGGACATATCATAAAAACACCCTAATTGTCACTTGTCGTACTAATGCCCTCGACTACAGCTTTGGGAATTTGGGGTTCACTGAAGTTATAGTAGCGGACTTTAACCAAAAGCAGATTGAAATATTTGCCCACAAGTGGTTTATGGCATTTGCCAGGAATGACACAGAAGCTGGGAAAGCCAGAGCTAAGCAGTTTATTGAAAAGCTCCAGCAGCCTGAAAATAAGCGCATTCGTGATTTAGCCGTCACGCCGATTTTGCTCAATCTCACGTGCCTGGTGTTTCAGGATATAGGTAACTTTCCCTCAAACCGAGCAAAACTATATCAGCAAGGGCTGAACACTTTGCTAAAGGAATGGGATTCTTCCAAAGGTGTTCAACGGGAAGAACTGTATGGCAACCTATCTGTCAAGGATAGAGAAAGGCTATTAACTCATGTTGCATTTACTACTTTCACCCAGAACCGTTACTTTTTTGAGCAGACTGAAATCGAGGAATATATTAATGGCTATCTTCGCACGTTAAACGCTAATCAAGAGGATATATCCCAACAAGATAGCGAAGCAGTGTTAAGATCGATAGAAGTGCAGCATGGACTATTGGTAGAACGAGCCAGGGAAATTTATTCATTCTCGCATCTGACCTTTCAAGAATATTTTACAGCCAAGGATTTTGTTAATAGTTCTGGTCAACAAAATTGGATAAATTTAGCTACTTATGTCAATCAAAAGCGTTGGCGTCAAGTCTTTTTGCTGGCATCAGGGATGATGCCGAGTGCTGATGCCTTGTTGTTAGCAATGAAACGCGAAATTCAAAAAATTTTAGCTTCAGATAAGGTCTTGCAACAGTTTACAGAGTGGCTACAACAAAAATATAGTTCCATAAATGTTCCTTGCAAGCCAGCGGCTATTAGATTTTTTTGCTTTTCCCTTGGCTTCAACGTCGATTTGCACCTCGATCTCGATCCTTCACACCCTATATATTTTGACCCTGCTCCTTATCCTGATTTGGCTGCCGACCTCGATCTTGCCTACGCTCTTGAAGTTGCTCTTAAAAATTCCCGCACCCACGACCAGTCTGATATGTCAAATGTAGATCTTGATACTGCCCGCAAGTATATGCTTAACCTTAATCCAGAGCTAGGGGAAGTACTGCAACAACTAAAAAACCAGCTACCTGACCAAAAAGGTGACCAGGAAATATACAAACAATGGTGGCAAATTAATGGTAAAGCCTGGATTGAACAATTAAGAAATGTAATAATTAAATATCGCTATATTGGTCATGATTGGCAGTTCAGCAACAAGCATAAAGATAGGGTTCAGGAGTATTACGATGCTAACAAATTGCTGGTGGATTGTCTCAATAGTAGTTTTGTACTAAGTGATGAGGTAAGACAAGAAATTGAGGAAAATTTGTTGTTTCCAACTGCTGAGATAGGGAACTAA
- a CDS encoding DUF1257 domain-containing protein yields MSHFSTIKTTLSNRQALQEGLKALLEKIGITPEIESHENPVPLINGYDTADRQEANIIIRRTQLQGLIDIGFRWNPAQNCYEAAIDPWDFNRNLLGNHFENVEDFLEQVQVAHNAAFINIHYPAHLWSQETITASDGTMTTTLTKKVDLYA; encoded by the coding sequence ATGAGCCACTTTTCCACGATAAAAACTACCCTGTCCAATCGACAAGCGCTTCAAGAAGGACTCAAAGCTCTTTTGGAGAAAATAGGAATTACTCCAGAGATTGAAAGTCACGAAAATCCAGTACCTCTGATTAATGGGTACGATACCGCCGATCGACAAGAAGCCAACATTATTATCCGACGCACACAGCTACAAGGCTTAATTGACATTGGCTTTCGCTGGAATCCTGCTCAAAACTGCTACGAAGCAGCGATCGATCCTTGGGATTTTAACAGAAATCTTCTAGGCAATCATTTTGAAAATGTGGAAGATTTTCTAGAACAAGTGCAAGTAGCACATAACGCCGCTTTCATCAACATCCACTATCCCGCACATCTTTGGTCACAAGAAACCATCACCGCATCAGATGGAACTATGACCACCACTCTCACCAAAAAAGTTGACCTTTACGCTTAG
- a CDS encoding DUF2997 domain-containing protein, translating into MSEPTKIKITQRKGQPLEVEVLNVTGDSCTEITAPLNQLGISQTQLKEEYFESSVSVDTTTEIHL; encoded by the coding sequence ATGTCAGAACCAACCAAAATCAAGATTACTCAACGCAAAGGACAACCATTAGAAGTGGAAGTCCTCAACGTAACTGGCGATTCTTGCACAGAAATAACAGCACCTCTCAATCAACTTGGTATTTCTCAAACTCAGCTAAAAGAGGAATATTTTGAGTCATCCGTTTCTGTAGATACAACCACTGAAATCCATCTCTAA
- a CDS encoding AAA family ATPase has product MFDTDQLCIWLRAGIATVTVDTPAASEPALVDKIVVDLHQRYKTILQWDCGHQFLTLTPVTERNIITRIDKSTTNGVKVEAHPIVTFIKHLESLINEDANPTLIIAKDFLEFIAKPDSRRDWIRLAQDLFFDLKRSPHRLILIHQGLNIPNYFKDLVWEMSNPLPNESEVEQIKQHKLASLGANARQKNITFEMTLCDRQLGHLTRALQGMTPEGIEDILQVAAISHRGINPQAIDQMLEIKKQHLAAKGVSFAPPPDVPVQGLPAITTWATLQLPLLDSTARAAHNLEKPSNILCVGVSGTGKSLSVKALAASWGIPCLTLDMGKLMSKELGSSEANLRNILQQAEALAPCLLWIDEMDKQLTQRSSDTDGGTTARMVGTLLTWLEENKADVIVAATANRPWGFSKEMLRRFKVFYVDLPDCQTRAEIWKVQLEHYLIEAESESIQLLAENSVSYTGAEIRNIVKEAATEAFANGFPRVVNCLSLVALLNRKPAQFRNDTEELEALRQWATSGGAELAAPIEQLGQVLNLDRNGNIQREISWQ; this is encoded by the coding sequence ATGTTTGATACCGACCAACTTTGTATTTGGCTGAGGGCTGGAATCGCTACCGTTACGGTCGATACTCCAGCCGCTTCTGAACCCGCCCTAGTCGATAAAATTGTAGTAGATTTACACCAACGCTACAAAACCATTCTCCAATGGGACTGCGGACATCAATTTCTGACATTGACTCCAGTAACCGAGAGAAATATCATCACTAGAATCGATAAATCTACTACCAATGGAGTCAAAGTTGAAGCTCATCCTATCGTGACCTTCATCAAGCACCTGGAAAGCCTCATCAATGAAGACGCCAATCCAACTCTGATTATCGCGAAGGATTTCCTAGAATTCATTGCTAAACCCGATTCGAGGAGAGATTGGATTAGGTTGGCTCAAGATTTGTTCTTTGACCTCAAGCGTTCTCCGCATCGCTTGATTCTGATCCACCAAGGGTTAAACATTCCTAACTACTTTAAAGATTTAGTTTGGGAAATGTCTAATCCACTGCCTAATGAATCGGAAGTAGAACAAATTAAGCAACACAAACTTGCCAGCCTTGGTGCTAATGCCAGACAGAAAAATATTACCTTTGAGATGACCTTGTGCGATCGACAGCTTGGACATCTCACTCGTGCTTTGCAAGGAATGACCCCAGAAGGGATCGAGGATATTTTGCAAGTAGCTGCCATCTCTCACCGGGGCATCAATCCTCAAGCAATTGACCAAATGCTTGAAATTAAAAAGCAGCACTTGGCAGCTAAAGGTGTCAGCTTTGCACCACCACCCGACGTACCAGTTCAGGGACTTCCAGCAATTACCACTTGGGCTACCCTACAATTACCGCTGTTAGACAGCACCGCCCGCGCTGCCCATAATCTGGAAAAGCCCTCAAATATTCTCTGCGTGGGCGTTTCAGGTACAGGCAAATCTCTGTCTGTGAAAGCTTTAGCAGCTAGTTGGGGCATTCCCTGTCTCACTCTGGATATGGGGAAACTGATGTCCAAAGAACTCGGAAGTAGTGAAGCTAACCTGAGAAACATTTTGCAACAAGCAGAAGCACTTGCACCTTGTCTGCTTTGGATTGATGAAATGGATAAGCAGCTAACTCAACGTTCCTCTGATACCGATGGGGGTACTACCGCTCGTATGGTAGGAACATTGTTAACTTGGTTAGAAGAGAATAAGGCGGATGTCATAGTCGCCGCGACAGCGAATCGTCCTTGGGGATTTTCTAAGGAGATGTTGCGAAGATTCAAAGTGTTTTATGTGGACTTGCCCGACTGCCAAACTAGAGCAGAAATTTGGAAAGTGCAGTTGGAACATTATCTGATTGAAGCAGAAAGTGAATCTATTCAGCTATTAGCAGAAAACTCTGTTAGTTATACTGGGGCTGAAATTCGTAACATTGTCAAAGAAGCTGCGACTGAGGCATTTGCTAATGGTTTTCCCAGAGTGGTAAATTGCTTGAGCTTGGTAGCCCTCCTCAACCGCAAGCCCGCCCAGTTTCGCAATGATACGGAAGAACTCGAAGCCCTGCGCCAATGGGCTACATCGGGTGGGGCGGAACTAGCAGCGCCGATTGAGCAGCTGGGTCAAGTCTTAAACCTCGATCGCAATGGTAATATTCAAAGGGAAATTTCCTGGCAATAA
- a CDS encoding siphovirus Gp157 family protein, with amino-acid sequence MTTTPIKPVKETLDDLEQQLELLTQYLESDNPEERAIASAIFEELEPVLEQKIDSYVARINCLKANRDFRQSESQRIASLAKQDSTAITWLTDKLLGFMERRLEQLGERGRKLEGKLSKVSLCNNGGKPQVWINPELKPEEFPHRYVKLVPTLDTEQLREDTVASDTGEIYDSNGRLIAKLIPRGKHLRLT; translated from the coding sequence ATGACAACTACGCCAATTAAACCCGTCAAAGAAACCTTAGATGACCTAGAACAACAGCTTGAACTGCTAACACAATATCTAGAGTCAGATAACCCAGAAGAAAGAGCCATAGCTTCAGCAATTTTTGAGGAATTGGAACCTGTTCTAGAACAAAAAATTGATAGCTATGTTGCTCGCATCAATTGTCTCAAAGCTAATCGGGATTTCCGACAATCAGAATCGCAACGCATTGCTTCTTTAGCCAAACAAGATTCGACAGCGATTACATGGCTGACAGATAAGCTTTTGGGATTCATGGAACGCCGTTTAGAACAGTTAGGTGAACGCGGACGCAAGCTAGAGGGAAAACTGAGCAAAGTATCTCTTTGTAATAATGGTGGAAAACCTCAAGTATGGATTAACCCAGAATTAAAGCCTGAAGAATTTCCACATAGATACGTGAAACTTGTTCCCACGCTGGATACTGAGCAACTTAGAGAAGATACAGTCGCTTCTGATACAGGGGAAATCTATGATAGTAACGGTCGTTTGATTGCTAAACTCATACCAAGAGGAAAGCATCTTCGCCTTACTTAG
- a CDS encoding DUF5895 domain-containing protein, producing MKDKASQLNQPVPETHSATPTALETPEIELERDEFADPIYLDPNAKLPRIQALRGTTPKLCGYFVPTDQMAKAGWFNFDEKLLTTYTFEITGVEEQGFLTPSPRMLVCPRTPTLAYDRKASKDSKQLVVVGRYSPEYKDEENIGNTQYFEVILLDDKNQPLHQVPLSYRASGANQATFATHWQAFIDEMTACHAISNRIAARGKNNLFKCLCVFCFTTVRELAGTTQKSPACKVASHEVPSLETWKHYFVGLNQERKQEVWEALQPAQPLIVPGLPGNTSSMPQLPPAQPQTQGSR from the coding sequence GTGAAAGACAAAGCATCTCAATTAAACCAACCTGTTCCTGAAACACATAGCGCTACTCCAACAGCACTGGAAACTCCAGAAATCGAATTAGAACGGGATGAGTTTGCTGACCCCATTTACCTCGACCCTAATGCCAAATTACCGCGTATCCAGGCATTGCGGGGTACGACTCCCAAACTGTGCGGCTACTTCGTTCCCACTGACCAAATGGCGAAAGCTGGGTGGTTCAATTTTGATGAGAAGTTACTTACTACCTATACGTTCGAGATTACTGGGGTTGAGGAACAAGGGTTTCTCACACCTTCCCCCCGAATGCTGGTGTGTCCTAGAACTCCTACTTTAGCTTACGATCGCAAGGCTAGCAAAGATTCAAAGCAATTGGTAGTTGTGGGGCGTTATTCACCAGAATACAAGGATGAGGAGAATATCGGTAATACTCAATACTTTGAGGTGATCTTGCTTGATGACAAGAATCAACCATTACATCAAGTTCCATTATCCTACCGAGCTAGCGGTGCTAACCAAGCTACCTTCGCTACCCACTGGCAGGCTTTTATCGATGAAATGACGGCTTGCCATGCTATCAGTAACCGCATCGCTGCCAGGGGTAAGAATAATCTTTTCAAGTGCTTGTGTGTATTTTGTTTCACTACAGTACGGGAACTAGCGGGGACAACGCAGAAAAGCCCTGCCTGTAAAGTAGCTAGCCACGAGGTTCCTAGTTTGGAAACTTGGAAGCATTATTTTGTGGGACTCAATCAGGAGCGCAAACAGGAGGTCTGGGAAGCTTTGCAACCTGCTCAGCCTCTGATTGTACCAGGTCTTCCGGGTAACACTAGCTCAATGCCTCAACTGCCACCTGCTCAACCGCAAACTCAGGGAAGTCGATAG
- the dnaN gene encoding DNA polymerase III subunit beta produces the protein MKFSCTAKQFNAALDTVMGAIPSKPNHPILANVLLKASNEKLEIGAFDLSLGITAHLEASVEFEGAFTLSAKHLSNIISTLPKEEELSFTIRPDKQEATLTCSGKRYNFRGMAASEFPQLPTIEPSTGNSATLTASVLARGLKTTLFATASDETRLVLTGVRLTLSGERVEFAATNSKSLAVVKDSIHTNGEKPEPPPEKKTKGKRKSPIPESSSLAITVPKSALKELQKLLGNPTESKDDFPVELHFNDSQIMFSGANFTLVCRALAGSYPDYHQLIPSLWSREVSVSSQQILAAVTRLATFDKHKVIRFVLNSTEQVVSLYVEGKDIGSGAESLPALIKGEDLQIGFDADVLIPAIKAIPSSELRFSFNEPNYPATINLPDSTLSSATVLVMPVELGGESPKPERSARRKLSSETSPGEIKESEVIEDEALSDEPLSAPIMEIESTTEEAKEADLELAALPM, from the coding sequence ATGAAATTCTCTTGTACTGCCAAGCAATTCAATGCAGCACTCGATACAGTCATGGGTGCAATACCCAGTAAACCAAATCATCCCATTCTTGCTAATGTTCTCCTCAAAGCATCTAACGAAAAATTAGAAATTGGCGCTTTCGACCTCAGTTTGGGTATCACTGCACATTTGGAAGCATCTGTTGAGTTTGAAGGTGCTTTTACACTTTCAGCTAAACATCTGTCCAATATTATTTCCACTTTACCAAAAGAGGAAGAACTGTCGTTTACTATTCGACCAGATAAACAGGAAGCTACATTAACCTGTTCTGGCAAACGCTACAATTTTCGAGGTATGGCGGCATCCGAATTTCCTCAATTACCGACCATAGAGCCATCTACAGGTAATTCTGCTACATTGACTGCCAGTGTCTTAGCGCGTGGATTGAAAACTACTTTGTTTGCCACAGCGTCGGATGAAACTCGGTTAGTTCTTACTGGTGTTAGGCTAACATTGTCAGGAGAGCGCGTGGAATTCGCTGCTACTAATAGCAAATCTCTGGCTGTCGTTAAAGATTCTATCCATACTAATGGTGAAAAACCAGAGCCTCCGCCTGAAAAGAAAACTAAAGGCAAAAGGAAATCTCCAATTCCTGAGTCAAGTAGTTTAGCTATCACTGTTCCCAAAAGTGCTTTGAAAGAGTTGCAGAAGCTTTTGGGTAATCCTACAGAAAGCAAGGATGATTTTCCAGTTGAACTGCACTTCAATGATAGCCAAATTATGTTTAGTGGGGCTAACTTTACTTTGGTTTGTCGCGCCTTGGCTGGCAGTTATCCTGATTATCACCAATTAATACCATCTTTGTGGAGTCGAGAAGTTTCTGTCAGTTCTCAACAAATATTGGCAGCAGTGACTCGTCTTGCTACTTTTGACAAGCACAAAGTTATTCGCTTCGTTCTTAATTCAACTGAACAAGTGGTTTCTCTGTATGTGGAAGGAAAAGATATTGGCTCTGGTGCTGAATCTTTACCTGCTTTAATTAAAGGTGAGGATTTACAAATTGGGTTTGATGCTGATGTTCTTATCCCTGCTATTAAAGCTATCCCTTCTTCTGAGTTGCGTTTTTCATTTAATGAACCCAATTATCCTGCTACTATCAATTTACCGGATAGTACTCTGTCTTCTGCTACAGTTTTAGTGATGCCTGTTGAACTTGGTGGCGAATCTCCAAAACCTGAGCGTTCAGCACGACGGAAGTTGTCTTCTGAAACTTCACCAGGAGAAATTAAAGAATCAGAAGTAATTGAAGATGAAGCATTGTCAGATGAGCCATTGTCAGCACCAATTATGGAAATAGAATCAACAACAGAAGAAGCAAAAGAAGCTGACTTAGAACTGGCTGCACTGCCAATGTAA
- the dnaX gene encoding DNA polymerase III subunit gamma/tau: protein MYQPFHQKYRPQILADLVGQNAIATALTNAINSGRIASAYLFTGSRGTGKTSSARILAKSLNCLETDSPTASPCGRCSSCRDIAHSAAIDVLELDAASNNGVDQIREICMGAHLTPVQGRYKVYTIDEAHGLSGAATQALLKTLEEPPPNVVFILCTTEPQKLPNTIISRCQRYNFQRISLDALVAHLKTVAEVEGVVIDEVAMGLVAQLATGGLRDALSLLEQLSLLEQPITAQSVWELVGAVPEQELVELVRAIASDEEWDTINIIRTILNSGKEPLVVLQNLIEFYTKMLIALTTTDSQSDSLLLEGASKECKQLAISLGRSTILASQQHLRNCEAQIKSSTQAWLWLEVAILGLLPGAMHSVGNPQVNATSQVISTIGTSQIASPTSAGVPNSNIWQTVLAKVPPALKVLLSQHGSLASFSEDTATVFVKSAALKPRVDSQIAALESAFSSVTSRPIKVSVSS, encoded by the coding sequence ATGTATCAACCATTTCACCAAAAGTACCGCCCGCAGATTTTAGCTGATTTAGTGGGTCAAAATGCGATCGCAACTGCCCTTACCAATGCTATCAATTCTGGGCGCATTGCGAGTGCCTATCTGTTTACTGGGTCAAGAGGGACTGGTAAGACCTCATCTGCCCGCATTTTAGCCAAATCCCTCAATTGTTTGGAAACGGATAGCCCTACAGCGTCTCCTTGCGGTCGCTGTTCCTCTTGTCGAGACATTGCTCATAGTGCTGCTATCGATGTGTTAGAACTCGATGCAGCCAGTAATAATGGGGTTGACCAGATTCGAGAAATCTGCATGGGGGCGCACTTGACTCCAGTGCAGGGTCGCTATAAAGTATATACGATCGACGAAGCTCATGGATTGAGTGGTGCAGCGACTCAGGCTCTTTTGAAAACCCTTGAGGAACCCCCTCCCAATGTGGTGTTCATCCTGTGTACTACGGAACCTCAAAAGTTACCAAATACTATCATTTCTCGCTGCCAACGCTACAACTTTCAACGCATTAGTTTGGATGCTTTGGTCGCACATTTGAAAACCGTTGCTGAAGTTGAGGGTGTAGTAATTGATGAAGTTGCTATGGGTTTAGTGGCACAATTAGCTACAGGAGGGTTACGGGATGCGCTTTCGTTGTTGGAACAGCTTAGTTTACTAGAACAGCCAATCACAGCCCAGTCAGTATGGGAGTTGGTGGGTGCTGTACCAGAGCAAGAATTAGTGGAATTGGTAAGAGCGATCGCATCTGATGAAGAATGGGATACTATCAATATAATTCGCACCATCCTCAATTCTGGTAAAGAACCATTGGTGGTTCTTCAGAATTTAATTGAATTCTACACCAAAATGCTGATTGCTCTCACTACTACTGATAGTCAGAGCGATTCATTGTTATTAGAAGGAGCATCGAAAGAATGCAAACAATTAGCTATCTCGTTGGGTCGCAGTACCATTTTAGCTTCTCAACAGCATCTGAGAAATTGTGAAGCCCAAATCAAATCTTCTACCCAAGCTTGGCTATGGTTAGAAGTTGCTATTTTGGGATTACTACCTGGTGCTATGCACAGTGTGGGCAATCCCCAGGTCAATGCTACATCGCAAGTAATATCCACAATTGGAACATCACAAATAGCTTCACCAACGTCTGCTGGGGTTCCTAATAGTAACATCTGGCAAACTGTGCTAGCTAAAGTTCCTCCGGCGCTTAAAGTGTTGCTTTCTCAACATGGCTCATTGGCTAGTTTCTCAGAGGACACTGCTACTGTATTTGTCAAAAGTGCTGCTTTGAAACCAAGGGTGGATAGCCAAATTGCTGCGTTGGAATCAGCATTTAGTTCTGTTACTTCTAGACCGATTAAAGTTTCTGTGTCTAGCTAA